In Candidatus Manganitrophus noduliformans, the genomic stretch CCTTGACATGCAGACCGCGTACACCGACGCCGCCGGGCGGGTCTTGCCCGATTTCACCGAGCTCGGCGCCGGAAACATCGACGGGATGACGCTTGTTCCCGGTCTTTATAAATGGGGAACCGGGGTGACCCTTCCGATCGGTGTGACCCTTGCGGGGGGCGCCAGTGATGTCTGGATTTTCCAGATCGCGCAAGATCTCGATGTCGGCAATGGGGCGATCGTCACCCTGAGCGGCGGGGCGCAGGCCGAAAACGTCTTCTGGCAGGTCGCCGGCCAGGCGACCCTCGGAACGACGTCCGACTTCAAGGGAATCATCCTGTCTCAAACGTTGATCGCGCTGAATACCGGCGCAGCGATGAACGGCAGGGCCCTGGCGCAGACCGCCATTACATTAGACGCCACGGCCATCACTGCGCCCTGAGGCAGCAGGCTTTTAAATCAGGACGATACGGAGGATGTATGAACTGGGACCCAAACGAAGGGAATTGGAAACAGCTGAAAGGCCAGGTGAGGGAGACGTGGGGAAAATTCACGGACGATGATCTCGACGTCATCGGCGGCCGAAAAGATAAATTGATCGGCAAGCTGCAGGAGAGATATGGAATCGCCGAAGAAGCGGCGGAAGCGCAATTTAAAAAATTCTATGAGCAGCGCCGGACATAGGATCCAAGAGCAATGAGACGGAGAAGCGCTCTCCCGGCGGGTGAAGGGAACCCCCGCCGGGAGAGAAGTTTCGAGCATTTTGCGATTTACTTCGAAGCGATCATCCTTTTAAAATAGACCTATTACGATCGAACCGAGGACGAGAGTCGCGCTGAATCAGAAGGAGGAAGTCATGTCGCAAAGAAAAGCCCCGACAGAGTTGGCCGCCGAAATACTCACCGCGGATGTGGAAGTAAAAGGATATGGGGATACCCCGCTCATCAATCGGTATGAGCTTCTGTTCAATAAGATTTTAGAATGCAGAAAAAAAGAAGACCAAACGCTTAAAGAAGGCTGAACACGCGCCCCGTTGCATGGTCCACTTGGATCATACTATGAGCGGGTACGCTTTGCGCTTGCTTCGTGCGATGTAAATTCCCCGCCGTTTTGCGGCGGGGAACTTCAATCAAGATCGATCGGTCCGGTTTTCTATCGTCCCTCAACGGTGTCATCCTGACGATCGTCCACGAGTTTTCTTTAATTTTCTAATGACTCCGGATGCTCCCGTTCTGTCGTTTCGATTAAAAACGTTCCATCTTTGATTTTTTCTTCCCCTTCCTCAACGTTTTTTTCTCCCGTTGACGTCAGCTCTTTCGCTTCCCGCCGCTGTTCTTCTCCCTCCGTAATCTGCTCTTCTCCCTTCATAATCTGTTCTTTGCCGGACTCAACGAGGTCATTGCCCTTATCCCACTCGTCAGCGCCACTGCGCATATTGTCGGCAAACGTCGGCTGCTTGCCGGCGCATCCGGCGGCCAGTAAAAGAACAAATGCGACACTTGCGAATTTTATTTTATTCATCATCTTCTCCTAGGTTTTCAGTCTCGTTGCGTTGGTCGTTCGGGAGAATTCATTCTCCTTAGGCGGTTCACCACTCTTCTGAAGTTTCTTTGCCGATCTTTTGATAGAACTATTTTCTATATTATGCCGGTAAAACGGCTTGCAGTCTGGTCAAAATTGCTCAATTTTTCGGAGTGATTCACTGGATGATGGGAAAGCGGGACGATACTGAAGAGAAAGCAAGGTCTTCTCAGACCCGTTTTTTTAAACTGAGCAATTCTGACCAGACGGTCGCCTCCCTTCCCTGCATAATGTAAGAAAGCGAAGCTGTATTGATGTAAAACAAGATGAGGAGAAGGGAGCTGTTTTTCAAAGCAGCTTGGCTCCTTTTTGTACTTCAAACAAGACACCCGCTAATAGAAAGGAGGCGTATCATGAAACGCTATATGATCGCCGTACTTGTGATGATAGGCATTCTCGGTCTTTTGAACCTAAATGGGTATGGGGCCGAGCCGATGATGGCGCCGCCGAAAGAAGGGGCCGATCCGACCGCCGTCCTGCTGGTGGAGCAGGGGATCGAACAGGCGAAGGTGAAAGAGTGGGAAGCCGCCCGCGCCAGCTTTAAGCTTGCCTCTCAAATTGACCCGACTTTGTCCGCTGCGACCTTCAACGCCGGGGTGGCGGCGCTGGGGATGGGGCGGAGGATGGAGGCCTTGGATGATCTGGAACGATTTCTCTTGCTCCGACCGGGGAATCCGGAGGGCCAACGAATCGTGTCGAATATTCGAGAAGGCGTTTACAGCAGCCACACGGCCGCCGGCGCGGGGGGATTCGCTGAGTTCGGTTTCGCAAGTCTCCTGGGGTTTATTTTTGTCTTTGCCATGGGTGCTTACGAGATCGGTGCGACGTTTCCCCCCATGGAAACGAAAGAAAAATCATTCGAAAAGAAAAGACCATTGACCGAGGTGGAGTGGCTGGAGGAGCGATTGGCGGCAGCGGCCTAAGCGCAGAGATGGACGGGGTCGAAAAATGAAGCAGCAACTCATAAAGAATGTAATCGCCGTTTGGGTTGCAGCAGGATCGATTTTCCTCTCTGCAGTCCCGTCGTTTTCAACGGAAAATGAGAAGGGGGAGGGATCTTCCTCCACCCGTTCGATTCAAACGGAAGCACCTCCCGACCGGTCTCCGGTGATGAGCCGTCCCGAACGGAACTGGCGGAGGCGGATCTACTTCAATCCTTCCCTTCAATTTGAAGCGAAAGCCCGCCGGGAAACGATTCCAACAGAGCGGGAGGAGGAGGCGATTCGCCTCCATCAGAGCATGCTGCTTGACCGGTTTCAGGGGGCCGACGCTCAGGGGCAAGTTTTCCTCTCGTTCTCCGTCGACCGGATCGAACTCATGACGAGAAGCATTGCCGGGGTGGAGGCGCCGGCCGTCGGCCTGAGCCTGACGCCGGAAAAATGAGGAGGGTTTTACGATGAACAGATCTATCTCGATCGCCGTTCTGGCCGGGGGTATTTTGCTGATCGTTTTCGGCGTCGGCGTGTCACAGTCGGTCAGCTCCGACATTTCTCGGTTTTTCACCGGCTCACCCACCGAAAAGGCGATCTGGCTGCTGTCCGGCGGCGTTGCCGCGACCGTTGTCGGCCTGCTGGGAGTGTCGCGCGGATCAATGCGAAACTGAAGGGTTGGCCTATTCTTACGGGTACTCGGAGAGAGGGGAGTTCGCTCAGAGGAAAACCAATTGACAATAACGCCTTACATCCTTTGTTTACTTTATCCCTCCGCTGCATCATTCTTTGAAACCGCCTCAAGGGATCGGGCCGGGATGATTCGGCGGCGTTTTGCGATGAGCAAGAGCGCTCCGCCATAAGCCAGAGAGGTCTTCCGTCGATGATCTGTCCCAAATGTAAATCCCGGCAATACCTGGAATGCGTCTACACCGATCAGGGAACGCGAACGGTCTGGAGATGCTTCGGATGTGAGCATTCGATCAATCCGGTTTTCCTTCTTAGGAAAGGAGGGCGGGAGAGAAAGGGGATACGCGGGACCCGGCATCTATTATTTTTCTGTTTTATCCATAGGACAAAAGGGTCATCCCATGTCTAAAAGAATTTTAATCGTAGATGATGATCCGGACAGCCGCACGATTTTGACTTGTATCCTGGAACACGGCGGATATGAGGTCGGAATTGCAAATGATGGATTCGAGGCGATCAAGGAGATTGGGGATCACCCCCCGGATTTGGTTCTTCTGGATATCATGATGCCGGGTAAGAATGGTTTTGAGGTCTGCGAGTGGGTCAAGAGCAACCCCAAAATAAGTCATATCTTCATTATCATAATCAGCGCAAAATCGGACCCGATATCTCAAGAGCAAGCGTCGCATCTTGGGGCAAGTGATTATATAACCAAGCCGATCAACCCTTCCGAGGTTTTACGCCGCGTGAGAAAATTTTTATAGAGAGGCGACCCTGTCCCTCCGCCGATGCCGCATTCGTATCCTCATGGACGCTTTCGCAGGGCATAGGGGAGGAAGATCGTGAAGGTCGATCCCTTCCCGTAAACACTTTCGACCTCCACGGAACCGTGCAGCAGCCTCGCCATGTTTTTCACAATGGCCAGTCCCAGACCGGTTCCCGGGGTATTCGTCATGCCGGGATCTTCCACCCGGTGGAACTCTTCGAAGAGATGGGCGAGATCCGCCTCTTGAATCCCAATGCCGGTATCGACCACGTCTACCCGGACCCGCCTTTGCTCGGGAAGATTCTTGGCGAGAACCTGGATCGAACCTTCCCGGGTGTATTTTACCGCGTTTGAGAAGAGGTTTAAAAAGATCTCCTTGAGCTTGGCCGGATCGCTCTTGATCAGGGGGAGGTCCCGATCGATCTTCAGGAAAAATTCAATCGGTTTTTCCGCGCTCAGAGAGCGCGCGTCCTTCAGCACATCCCGCAAAAGCGCTCCGAGATCGACCTCTTCCACGGCGACGATCATCTTTGTCGCCTCCAATTTGGAGAGGGTCAGGAGATCATTGATCATCTGGGCCAGCTCTTTTGCATTCACACGCGTTCGAGACAGCGCCTCTTTGGCCTTCTCCGGAAGCCGCCCGTAGCGTTCTTCTAAAAGGAGTCCCGTATATCCGACGATGACATTAAGCGGCGTTTTCAGCTCGTGGGAGACGTGGCTGAGAAAGGTGGTCCTCACCCGTTCTCTCTCTTTTTGTTCGGCCAGATCCGTTTTGAGCCGCCGTTCCCGCTGCTTGAATTCGGTGATCTCGCGGGCCACCAGGATCCCCTCGGCAATTTTTCTCTTCTTGTCGTAGAGAAACCCTCCCGACAGGCTCAAATGAACGTCGCTCTTCTCCCCGGGACGCCGAATCATGTATTCGACGGAGGAGAAAGTTTCTCCCCGGAGCGCCCGTGCCAGGGGAAGCTGATGAGGGGTGGGGATCGCGCCGCCGGCAGTGCGGATATTCAATAAAACCGGGTCGTCATGAAGCCCGCGGATCGCCTCCTCTTTGTCATGAATGCCGAGAAGCGCCCTTCCTTTTGGATTTACCACGAGGGCCCGGCCGTGCCGATCGATCACGTAGATCCCGTCTTCAAGGTTCTCCGAAAACTCCTGAATGGCCTCCTCTCTCGTCTTCTTGAAGGAGATCTTCTTTGAAGCCAGCGCGAGATAATGGGTGAAGAGGGCAAGCTCTTCGAGGTCGGTTTCGCTGAAAAACGAAGGAACTCCCGACTTTCCGATGGCGAGCACCCCGAAGTTCTGATTTCCCCAACGGATGGGGGTGGAGATCAGGGAGGAGGTTTTCGGATCCCATCCCGTCTGCCGGGTGATCTTTTTCCCGGGGTGGGGCGGCCCCTGATGGACGAGGGGGAACTTCTTCGCGCGGGGAAAGAGTATCTTCCGCCACGCCGCCTCATCCCGGAGAGAACCGATGGTAAGGCGGATCTTCTCTGATGAAGAGGGGGGAGAGAATTCCAGATAAGCCCCATCCGCCTCAAAGATCTGGAGGACATACTCCAAGAAGGTTTCCGCAAACAGGCGAAAGGAAGAGGAAGGGGAGGCGTTTGAAAAAGAGACGGAGAAGGCCCGCAGCGCCGAGAGCTGGGCCGCTTGATGATAGTCTATTCCCTTGCGCTGCGGCGGTTTCACTTTTTGTGCGCGTTGCGTCATCGTAGGCTCCGACTGCCCAACTACCTAAACGTAAAGGGAGGCGCGGTCTTTCGGAAATCCATCGGGAGGAGGCGAATTCCCCCCTGCTCGATGACGTACTCCCTGAGCTCTTTGGAGTGGTTGCTCCCGCGCGACTTGAGGACAAGAAGGACCTTTCCGACTTTGTTATCGATCTGAATATATCGGAGGAGGAGAAGGGTGTCGACCAGCATCGAGGTCATCTGGCTGGTGATCCGCGGGGTCTCGATCAACTCGGGAATCTCGCTTGTAAAAAGGGAAGAGACCCCCCGGCGTTTGAAATAGGAAACCAATGCAAAAAGGGCATCTTTATATTGGAGCGGATTTTGGGCGACCGCTTCATAGGCCGAAACCGAATCGATCAAGACCCGCTGGGCCGAGATCGCGCGGGCCCGCTCGATCACCAATCCGACGTGCTGGTTTAAATCAAGTTCCGCCGGGTCGATGGTGACGATCTTCAGACGGCCTTGATCGATCAGAGGGGAGAGATCAAACCCCAATACCTTGGCGTTCCGGACAATCTGTTCGGCCGTCTCTTCCAGGTTGACGATCAGCCCATTCTCTCCTGCCCGAATTCCTTCTAGAAGAAACTGAAGCCCCAGGAGCGATTTCCCGGAACCGGTGCTTCCGGCGATCATCACGGCCGTTCCAGGGTAGATGCCCCCCGAGAGCATCTCGTCCAGCTCAGGAATTCCGAACTTCTCCCTCCGGGCCGGATCGGATTCTTTTATCCCGTTTTCCGACCGAACCTGTCCCGCGATCCGCGGATAGAGGACGATTCCTTTCCCATCGACGATCTGGAAAGTATGGTTTCCCGAGAGATAGTCCTGGCCGCGGGCCTTGGTGACCCGAAGCCTCCGTAACTCATGTTCCCGGCCATCGGAGAGGTTGGCCGAGAGGGTGAAGATCGCGTCGACGGAAGAGCGTTCCACGAGGTACTCGCCTCTTTTCGCCGGCTCTGTCTCCAAGGTCATCATCGAGGTCAGCCCTTCCCGCTCGAAGCTGTTGAGGAGAATGCGGATTATCTTTCGAAATTCTTTCATGTCGGTGACCATGTCCCGGAGCAGCGTGATGCTGTCGAGGACGATGCGGCCGGCGCCGATTCGGCGAATCTCTTTTTCCAAAGGGCTATTCTCCCCCTGGAGTTGATCGATGGTCGCCTGGACCGAGGCAAGAATCACCTTGAGTTTTCCCTCCTCTTCCAGTTTTTTCAGGTTCCAGCCGAAGGCGGCGGCGTCGCGATAGAGCTTCGCCGGGTGGACATCGAGTGAGAGGAGGATCCCCGGCTCGTTCAGGTTCATCGCCCCCTCGTAGAGGAACTGCAAAGCAAGAATCGTTTTCCCTGTCCCGGCCCCTCCTTCCACCAGAACGGAATGCCCCTTCAGGATTCCCCCTTTTAAAATTCGATCGAGGCCCGAATTTCCCGTGCGAGTCAGGTTCGATCCCTTTTCTCTTGCCATCTTTTTTATTTCCCTCCCCGAATAACCTGGTTCACGATCCACTGTCTCAAATCGGGCCCTTCATAAGCCTTGATGAATTGGGTAATTTTCTTGTCCATTGACGCTTCCGGCGCGTAACTCCAGATGGCGGCGCTCTTCTGCCCATTTTTTTTGATGACCCCTTGAAGCACCAAGTCGTCAATCCCCTTTGATACCTTTTTAGGGTCCCGGCCGATTGCCAGGGAAATGTCACCCGTTTTCCCCAGGAAATGGGGATTATGGTGGAAAAACTTGATCAGCTCAATTTTCACGAACGAGTCGGCGATCTTTGCGATAAATTCCTCAAGGTCTCTGTCCGCCTTGATTTGCCTCCGCGCCAAAATGAACCTCCTGGTGAATATAAAGCTTCTCTGAGAAACCGATTAGAAGGGCGGATTTGGAATGGAATGGAATGGAATGGAATGGAATGGAATGTCCATTCCTAACATACCTGCGGCCTAAAAGCAACCGAAGCGGCCGGGTACTGCCCAGATGACCATGCCGGGGGTGAGCAATGAACATGGCCGTTCTTACATTAGGGGTCGCTCATGAAACACCTACAATTTATCTAAGTTTATTTATATGCTCAATCTATTTTAAAAGCTGTGCAGTTTTGACCATAATACTTTTTTTGTCGCATGCGCGCTTACTCAAATATTCTATTCATTATTCAAACTGAGCAATTTTGATCAGTCTTCCCTCTATCTTACAGGCATAATGAACATCAAGAGAAGGGGGCAGTGTGAATCCGCCGAACGAAGCGTTTCAAGCGTTTTTCCAACCGCTCCAAGGGGGCGGGGTTACAAAGCAGTAAAAATTAAAAATAAAGGGGATCAAATGAAGATGAAAAAACTATGGCCGGCATTCGGGCTTATCTTATTCTCGCTGACAATCGCACACGCGGATATGCCAAACAGCGGCTCCGAACAGAGACCGGGCCAAACCCATAAAAGTGTGGTCGGCACCGTCAGTAAAGCCACGGAAGAGATGCTCACTTTGCAAATCGATGGGGGAACGACAACCCGAAACTTTACCGTTAAGTCCGCCGCCAGAGAGGGCATTGCCGGCCTTAAGAAGGGCGATCGTGTCGTGTTGGAGTTTGACGAAGGAAACCAGATCGTCGACATTATCCACATCGGCGCAAAACATCAATTGGTCCATGGCTCGGTGACGGGAGTCGATAAGGAGAGAAGTTTGATCACCATCCAATTTAAAGATGGAAAGTCACAATCCTTCAGAATGAAAGAAGCGATGGCCGCCAAAATGAACAACATCAAAAAAGGGGCTGAAGTCACAATGATGGTCGATCAACATAGCAATTCCGCAATGGACGTTCATGTCGATTAAAAGGCGAAGGAACCATCAGTGATGTTGCTCTCCCTCGTGGGTCCAATTGGAAAAGACAGGGTAAGGACCCACGGGGCGTCATCGCTTTTCTCTCGGAACGCGGGAGGGAGAATCAGAACCAAGGAGAATGAAATGTACGAAGCATTTTTGAATTACAGCTTTCCAATACTGATCATCGTGGCGCTTCTGAATTTTATCTGGGCGTGGATTCCGACTGCAGTGAGGCCTCCTGAAGAGAGCGCGGCCAATCCGGCGTGGAGATATCTGGAGGGACCCGAAGGGGTTAGACGATCTGTCGCCTCAGAGATCAAGCCGCAGACGCCGATACTTCACTGAAGCGCCTTGCTTTATAAACGATTCAGAGAAATTCCCTCTTCTCTCTATTTCTCAAAACTGAGCAATATTGACCAGACCTTCCGTTTTTTTATCGTCATAATCTCATTAAGGCAAGTTGTGTCCGGTGTGAATTCACTGAGCGAGCGAATACACATCGCCCTCGCGCGGGAGAACGCCGTTTTCAACGCAGAACAGACAACCTGAGGTTTATAAAACGATGATCACGACAAAAGAGCTCTTTCAATATCTCTTTATTTTTCTCGTTGTCCTCTGGCCGGTTTGGGTGCTTGGCCTGGTTTTTCTCCGATGGCTGCTCCGGACAGCAGGGTCCTTCCTGGGGATCTTCAAAACAGAGAAATTGGCTCCCCGGGAAAAAGGGCTATCAAAACCGGCCGAGCCGTTGATCGGGACCTCTTAGACGATTCCTGTCCGGGTCGAGAGGGGCGATTCCAATTTAAAGTGAACGAATCCATGTCCGAACGCAATAAGACATGGTGCATCGCTATCGGCCGGCGCACCCCCCGCGCAGGCCGGTAGCGGGCTTAATCGTTTTTCGAAAGGCAAGACTCATGTTATGGACGATCGCTCTGTTTTTAATGGTTCTGTGGCTGTTCGGATGGGTGAACGGCGCGATGATGGGAGGGTGGTTTATTCATGCCCTGCTCAGCAGCATTATTCAAGGCCGAAGACCGCATCACCCGCGGGACTCTATCAACGATCCGGTTTTGTAAGGGCGAAGCGAATGAAAATGGAGAGACTGCTCGCCATTGTCTTGATCACCGTGGGGGTATCGGCCTTTGCTTATCAAGGGATTACTCTCACGCGACAGAAGGGGGCCGATCTCAATCTTGAAAAGACATCTGAGAAGACGAGAGCCGTCCCGCCGCCGCCGATCGTGGGGGTCATCGCATTGGCCGGCGGCATCGTGCTGCTGCTCACGAGAAGCAACAAAGAAGAATAGACAACAAAGAAGAATAGAAAGGATGAAATGCTGCAGAGTGTGATCGGCACAGTCAGTCAGGCCTCTGAAGAGACGATCTCTTTGGAAATGGAGGGGGGGACCACCCGTCACTTTACGATTAAAGGCCCTGGAAAATCGGAAGTGATTCTTCATCCGGGCGATCGTATTCTGTTGGAGTTTGACGAAGGGAACCAGATCATCGACATGATTCACATCGGTGGAAAACATCAACTGGCGCTGATTCATGGCGAGGTCGTCTGCGTCGATTCAGACAAGAAGGTCGTCACGCTGAAGCTTAAAAATGGAACGTCGCAATTCTACAAGATGAAAGAAGAAGTCGCCGAAAAGATGACTCATATCGGAAAAGGGACGGCCATTACCGTTATGGTCGACCAACAGAACCATTCCATCGTTGATGCGCATGTTGCCTGAAAGTCGAAGAGAACATTGAAGGGAGGCCTTGGTGCCGAAGGCGACCAAAATTCAAGAAAAGGCCCTGAAACAGGCGGTGAACGCCGAGT encodes the following:
- a CDS encoding CsbD family protein, whose product is MNWDPNEGNWKQLKGQVRETWGKFTDDDLDVIGGRKDKLIGKLQERYGIAEEAAEAQFKKFYEQRRT
- a CDS encoding ATP-binding protein, whose translation is MTQRAQKVKPPQRKGIDYHQAAQLSALRAFSVSFSNASPSSSFRLFAETFLEYVLQIFEADGAYLEFSPPSSSEKIRLTIGSLRDEAAWRKILFPRAKKFPLVHQGPPHPGKKITRQTGWDPKTSSLISTPIRWGNQNFGVLAIGKSGVPSFFSETDLEELALFTHYLALASKKISFKKTREEAIQEFSENLEDGIYVIDRHGRALVVNPKGRALLGIHDKEEAIRGLHDDPVLLNIRTAGGAIPTPHQLPLARALRGETFSSVEYMIRRPGEKSDVHLSLSGGFLYDKKRKIAEGILVAREITEFKQRERRLKTDLAEQKERERVRTTFLSHVSHELKTPLNVIVGYTGLLLEERYGRLPEKAKEALSRTRVNAKELAQMINDLLTLSKLEATKMIVAVEEVDLGALLRDVLKDARSLSAEKPIEFFLKIDRDLPLIKSDPAKLKEIFLNLFSNAVKYTREGSIQVLAKNLPEQRRVRVDVVDTGIGIQEADLAHLFEEFHRVEDPGMTNTPGTGLGLAIVKNMARLLHGSVEVESVYGKGSTFTIFLPYALRKRP
- a CDS encoding DUF5670 family protein; this encodes MLWTIALFLMVLWLFGWVNGAMMGGWFIHALLSSIIQGRRPHHPRDSINDPVL
- a CDS encoding DUF3185 domain-containing protein gives rise to the protein MKMERLLAIVLITVGVSAFAYQGITLTRQKGADLNLEKTSEKTRAVPPPPIVGVIALAGGIVLLLTRSNKEE
- a CDS encoding ATPase domain-containing protein, whose protein sequence is MAREKGSNLTRTGNSGLDRILKGGILKGHSVLVEGGAGTGKTILALQFLYEGAMNLNEPGILLSLDVHPAKLYRDAAAFGWNLKKLEEEGKLKVILASVQATIDQLQGENSPLEKEIRRIGAGRIVLDSITLLRDMVTDMKEFRKIIRILLNSFEREGLTSMMTLETEPAKRGEYLVERSSVDAIFTLSANLSDGREHELRRLRVTKARGQDYLSGNHTFQIVDGKGIVLYPRIAGQVRSENGIKESDPARREKFGIPELDEMLSGGIYPGTAVMIAGSTGSGKSLLGLQFLLEGIRAGENGLIVNLEETAEQIVRNAKVLGFDLSPLIDQGRLKIVTIDPAELDLNQHVGLVIERARAISAQRVLIDSVSAYEAVAQNPLQYKDALFALVSYFKRRGVSSLFTSEIPELIETPRITSQMTSMLVDTLLLLRYIQIDNKVGKVLLVLKSRGSNHSKELREYVIEQGGIRLLPMDFRKTAPPFTFR
- a CDS encoding response regulator, with protein sequence MSKRILIVDDDPDSRTILTCILEHGGYEVGIANDGFEAIKEIGDHPPDLVLLDIMMPGKNGFEVCEWVKSNPKISHIFIIIISAKSDPISQEQASHLGASDYITKPINPSEVLRRVRKFL
- a CDS encoding DUF3185 family protein gives rise to the protein MNRSISIAVLAGGILLIVFGVGVSQSVSSDISRFFTGSPTEKAIWLLSGGVAATVVGLLGVSRGSMRN